One genomic region from Candidatus Tisiphia endosymbiont of Dioctria linearis encodes:
- the idi gene encoding isopentenyl-diphosphate Delta-isomerase — protein sequence MSYSNERKNGNNKQRVNEQSIYSNDLENWNVKQGVSERSVHLVHEHANAPKFCRTNSSKHSSIHVVLVDEQDKILGTEDKLMAHNSNTPLHRGVSVFLFNSQKDILIQRRSLLKKTWGGFWSNSFCGHPQINETYEQAVYRHAKFELGLVSLQKVYFIANYRYKFAINNIVENEICPIYLALSDDVIRINEQEIAEVKLLKWQDFKLYTEEYSANFSPWCKEELKILENSEIFKKFMDSAL from the coding sequence ATGTCATACTCAAATGAGCGGAAGAATGGGAATAACAAACAAAGGGTAAACGAACAGAGTATATACTCGAATGATCTGGAGAATTGGAATGTAAAACAAGGGGTGAGCGAGCGGAGTGTACATTTAGTACATGAGCACGCGAATGCCCCGAAGTTTTGCAGAACCAATTCTTCAAAGCATTCGAGTATACATGTTGTATTAGTTGATGAACAAGATAAGATTCTTGGAACAGAGGATAAATTGATGGCTCATAATTCTAATACACCATTGCATAGAGGAGTTTCTGTGTTTCTTTTCAATAGTCAAAAGGACATCTTGATACAAAGAAGAAGCTTACTCAAAAAAACCTGGGGTGGCTTTTGGTCTAATAGTTTTTGTGGACATCCACAAATTAACGAAACTTACGAGCAGGCTGTTTATAGGCATGCAAAATTTGAATTAGGCTTGGTCAGCTTGCAGAAAGTATATTTTATTGCTAATTATCGTTATAAATTTGCTATAAATAATATTGTGGAAAATGAGATATGTCCGATATATTTAGCTTTATCAGATGATGTTATCAGAATAAATGAACAAGAAATAGCAGAAGTAAAATTACTTAAATGGCAAGATTTTAAGTTATACACAGAGGAATACTCAGCCAACTTTTCTCCTTGGTGTAAAGAAGAGCTTAAAATATTAGAAAATAGCGAAATATTCAAAAAATTTATGGATTCAGCTTTATAA
- a CDS encoding ribbon-helix-helix domain-containing protein, giving the protein MTSLSITLPDTIAKASNEAAKKLGISRTEFIRQAIIHELSSFQL; this is encoded by the coding sequence ATGACAAGTTTATCTATTACTTTACCAGATACTATAGCAAAAGCTAGTAATGAAGCTGCTAAAAAACTAGGGATATCTAGAACCGAATTTATTCGTCAAGCTATTATACATGAGTTGAGTAGTTTTCAGTTATAG
- a CDS encoding palindromic element RPE2 domain-containing protein, protein MLHHFFSSCGNSEFKVSVISTISSIYFLDFFIAVKLFTIATCSAGIVNSGEFGARNDGATPISNRRATSDNVPNFSSIDYN, encoded by the coding sequence TTGCTCCACCATTTCTTCTCTTCTTGTGGTAATTCTGAATTTAAGGTTTCTGTTATTTCCACCATTTCTTCAATATATTTCTTAGATTTTTTCATAGCAGTAAAACTTTTTACGATAGCAACTTGTTCAGCTGGTATAGTCAATTCAGGAGAATTTGGGGCTAGGAACGATGGAGCGACGCCTATAAGTAATAGGCGAGCGACGAGTGACAACGTCCCCAACTTCTCATCAATTGACTATAACTGA
- a CDS encoding pyridoxal phosphate-dependent aminotransferase produces the protein MSLIAKRLDLIKPSPTLALVKKTFELKKLGKDIISLGAGEPDFDTPNNIKEAAIKAVRDGLTKYTNVDGVLELKQAVQKKFKYENNLDYDLDEIIVSSGGKQVIYNLFMASLNPGDEVIIPSPYWVSYPDMVILADGIPVFVNCNMENNFKLTVNVLERVISKKTKWLIINSPSNPTGGAYSYQELADIAELLRKYPNVNIMSDDIYEHIIFDDFKFYTFAQVAPDLKDRIFTVNGVSKAYSMTGWRIGYGAGTKSLIKAMAIIQSQSTSNPCSISQMAAIEALTGPQDFIKSNAKNFQEKRDLTLSILNDIKGISCYKPAGAFYLFPKCNELFGLKTPSNKIIKDSNDFGEYLLEECSVAVVPGIAFGLENYFRISYATSIKNLEQACLRIKNACRQLK, from the coding sequence ATGTCACTTATTGCTAAACGATTAGATTTAATAAAGCCATCCCCTACTTTGGCATTAGTCAAAAAAACATTTGAACTAAAAAAACTAGGCAAAGACATAATTTCTCTTGGGGCTGGTGAGCCTGACTTTGATACGCCAAATAATATCAAGGAAGCTGCAATTAAGGCTGTGCGAGATGGTTTAACAAAATATACTAATGTTGATGGTGTATTGGAGCTTAAACAAGCGGTACAGAAGAAATTCAAGTATGAAAATAATTTAGATTATGATTTAGACGAGATAATCGTATCCAGTGGAGGAAAACAAGTAATCTATAATTTGTTTATGGCATCCCTTAACCCCGGTGATGAAGTAATTATTCCTAGTCCATACTGGGTTTCATACCCAGATATGGTAATATTAGCTGACGGCATTCCGGTGTTTGTTAATTGTAACATGGAAAATAATTTTAAACTTACTGTTAATGTTCTAGAGCGAGTAATTAGCAAAAAAACTAAATGGTTAATTATTAATTCGCCGAGTAATCCAACAGGGGGGGCATATTCTTATCAAGAATTAGCTGATATTGCTGAATTATTACGCAAATATCCCAACGTAAATATTATGTCTGATGATATTTATGAGCATATTATTTTTGATGATTTTAAGTTTTATACTTTTGCTCAAGTGGCACCGGATTTAAAAGATCGAATATTTACGGTTAATGGTGTATCAAAAGCTTATTCTATGACAGGATGGCGTATAGGATACGGAGCTGGTACTAAATCGTTAATTAAGGCAATGGCTATTATTCAGTCACAAAGCACTTCTAATCCTTGCTCTATAAGCCAAATGGCAGCCATTGAAGCTTTAACTGGTCCTCAAGATTTTATTAAGTCTAATGCAAAAAACTTTCAAGAAAAACGTGACTTAACATTATCAATCCTAAATGATATCAAGGGTATTAGTTGTTATAAGCCGGCAGGAGCATTCTATTTATTCCCTAAATGTAATGAATTATTTGGGCTTAAAACCCCATCTAATAAAATTATCAAAGATAGTAACGATTTTGGAGAATATTTGCTTGAAGAATGTAGTGTGGCAGTTGTTCCTGGTATTGCATTCGGTTTAGAAAATTATTTCAGAATTTCTTACGCAACTTCGATAAAAAATTTGGAGCAAGCGTGCTTGCGTATAAAAAATGCTTGTCGTCAATTAAAATGA
- a CDS encoding VacJ family lipoprotein, translating into MKRFILLALVILNFFNLTVIADVQNTQDNDDFQYVYSAKNGCMQVYDPYEKLNRKIFVFNSILDYLFLRPITMGYSQVTNDYTKARVSSLLDNIAMPLTAVNYGLQMNYDQTMKSIWRFLINSTFGIGGLFDVASKIGLKVTKQTLGSTLAYYGVGPGPYLVLPFIGGTNARDFTDPVFTNSYLNPIMYRVHRDFEMVVSSVQIIDTRLGLLPFTDYITRSSTDPYIAVRSATHQNRESVIAYPKQFKCPKPN; encoded by the coding sequence ATGAAGAGATTTATATTACTAGCATTAGTTATACTTAACTTTTTTAACCTAACCGTAATAGCGGACGTTCAAAATACTCAAGATAACGATGATTTTCAGTATGTTTATAGTGCCAAGAATGGTTGTATGCAAGTCTATGATCCTTATGAGAAACTGAATCGTAAAATTTTTGTCTTTAACTCCATTTTAGATTATCTGTTTTTGCGACCTATTACTATGGGCTATTCACAAGTTACTAATGATTATACCAAAGCTAGAGTGAGTAGTCTTCTAGATAACATTGCTATGCCTTTGACTGCTGTCAATTATGGCTTACAGATGAATTATGATCAAACTATGAAGAGCATATGGAGATTTCTTATCAATAGTACATTTGGTATAGGCGGATTATTTGACGTAGCAAGTAAAATTGGTTTAAAAGTTACCAAACAAACTTTGGGGAGTACTTTAGCTTATTATGGAGTAGGACCTGGACCATACTTAGTCCTACCATTTATTGGAGGTACTAATGCAAGAGATTTCACAGATCCAGTATTTACAAATAGTTATTTAAATCCTATAATGTATAGGGTACATAGGGATTTTGAAATGGTAGTATCTAGTGTACAAATTATAGATACTAGGTTAGGATTATTACCATTTACTGATTATATAACACGTAGTTCTACCGATCCTTACATAGCTGTAAGGTCAGCTACGCATCAAAATCGGGAATCTG
- a CDS encoding methyltransferase domain-containing protein translates to MFGSKIIYNSYGLIKDKMKSCYRFCKNFPSWYMEKIFTFINYFTDVKYKVTHLKETNLKLGIEHLYKNNLNDAILRFKLVDKFFSNSYQANSCQVNYWLGWTYFLKNNYQKALYHLQKASEFDQVKLGTFLQNHNNLSDISQQIWHQYRNLTAEYYNNKFCSNKQLYLPHNFVSRIMSGITDLPDNYRILELGSNTGLVGAEVKKRFPDSFTFTGVESSEAMNVFALNMNIYDNILEVSIPDFIKQHSNKYDVILSFNALSFTKNLSTYFNDIYSIVDKLGYFAFCLPINNVTNLSLKRKEFIFAITDIKEALSQTKFTVLSSEELVIEKNDKYYMVVCKKNH, encoded by the coding sequence ATGTTTGGCAGCAAAATTATTTATAACAGTTACGGTTTAATAAAGGATAAGATGAAATCATGCTATCGTTTTTGCAAAAATTTTCCATCTTGGTATATGGAGAAAATTTTTACGTTCATCAATTATTTTACCGATGTAAAATACAAGGTAACACACTTAAAAGAAACTAATTTAAAGCTTGGTATAGAACATTTATATAAGAATAACTTAAATGACGCTATATTAAGGTTTAAATTGGTTGATAAATTTTTTTCTAATTCATACCAAGCTAATTCTTGCCAAGTTAATTACTGGCTTGGTTGGACATATTTCTTAAAAAATAATTATCAAAAGGCTTTGTATCATCTACAAAAAGCTTCTGAATTTGATCAAGTAAAGTTAGGGACTTTCTTACAAAATCATAATAATTTGTCAGATATCTCTCAGCAAATTTGGCATCAATATAGAAATCTTACGGCTGAATATTATAACAATAAATTTTGTAGTAATAAGCAACTATACCTACCTCATAATTTTGTCAGTAGGATTATGAGTGGCATAACAGATTTGCCTGATAATTACCGTATTTTGGAGCTAGGTAGTAATACAGGTTTAGTGGGGGCTGAGGTTAAAAAGCGTTTTCCTGATAGCTTTACTTTTACTGGTGTAGAAAGTTCAGAAGCCATGAATGTTTTTGCCCTAAATATGAATATCTATGATAATATACTAGAAGTTTCTATACCAGACTTTATTAAGCAACATTCTAATAAATATGATGTGATATTAAGTTTTAACGCTCTTTCTTTTACTAAGAATCTGTCAACTTACTTTAATGATATTTATTCAATAGTCGATAAATTAGGATATTTTGCATTTTGTTTGCCAATAAATAACGTTACAAATCTTTCATTAAAAAGAAAAGAATTTATTTTTGCTATAACAGATATCAAGGAAGCTTTAAGTCAAACTAAATTCACTGTATTAAGTAGTGAGGAATTAGTTATAGAAAAAAATGATAAATACTATATGGTGGTTTGTAAGAAAAATCATTGA
- a CDS encoding lysophospholipid acyltransferase family protein, whose amino-acid sequence MIKKLLKKNNFALSVVTKLLYSYLRVVYFTCRWQFVFPDGYNEQQFLAQKGAIFAFWHNRLALGPGIFTGHKDIHALISPHSDGKIISDIVNKFGFGVINGSTNKNSVVALKAIIKKLHNGSNIVITPDGPRGPIYKINSNINKVAQKYNIKLIPVSCKASRYFLLKSWDKLIMPLPFGKITAFIGLPLIFIGSENQDDINLAQALNISEINS is encoded by the coding sequence ATGATCAAGAAACTTCTTAAAAAGAATAATTTTGCACTTAGTGTAGTCACTAAATTATTGTATAGTTATTTGAGAGTGGTTTATTTTACCTGTCGTTGGCAGTTTGTTTTTCCAGATGGTTACAATGAACAGCAATTTTTAGCACAAAAAGGGGCAATTTTTGCTTTTTGGCATAACAGGCTCGCTTTGGGTCCGGGAATATTTACCGGTCATAAAGACATTCATGCCCTTATTTCTCCTCATTCTGATGGTAAAATAATTAGTGATATTGTCAATAAATTCGGCTTTGGGGTAATAAATGGCTCTACTAATAAAAATTCTGTGGTAGCTTTAAAAGCCATTATCAAAAAATTACATAATGGTAGTAATATAGTAATTACCCCAGATGGTCCGCGTGGACCTATTTACAAAATAAATAGTAATATTAACAAAGTGGCTCAAAAATATAATATAAAATTAATACCGGTTTCTTGTAAGGCTTCTAGATATTTTTTACTTAAAAGTTGGGATAAACTGATTATGCCGCTACCTTTTGGTAAAATAACGGCTTTTATAGGTTTGCCACTAATTTTTATAGGCAGTGAAAATCAAGATGATATTAATTTAGCCCAAGCATTAAACATCAGTGAAATAAACTCATGA
- the waaA gene encoding lipid IV(A) 3-deoxy-D-manno-octulosonic acid transferase — protein sequence MIYLYHILSFLFLPLYVLLLVLRVIVGKEDIKRIGERFAIGYAHTKRNETLVWIHAASVGESMIALTLVENINDLWLKRTMPKTALKFLVTSGTKSSAKILQQKLPVNAVHQLIPIDNIIFVKKFFRNWQPTLGIFIESELWPCLISEGKKHCKLLLLNARISDKSFASWKKISSFFRAITSNFSEIIVQSNIDYEKFMQLGMTNINNLGNIKFANKKLPVNEQELTILAQYMSAKRIIVFASTHLEDETVLLNIIKPIKQRYPNCYFILIPRHPERKNDIGKACTQLNSTYSIKSEQNIPILTDDLYIVDKFGELGLFFSISYISFVGGSFKQGGHNVLEPAYFANYIIFGPDMSNFANIANEMLANKAATQIQNESDLLNKMEYLLSETGIEEAKIYQTNALEFVNKNQQILGNYLAIIEKYLL from the coding sequence ATGATCTATTTATATCATATCTTAAGTTTCCTATTTCTTCCACTATATGTTCTTTTACTGGTATTGAGAGTTATTGTTGGCAAAGAAGATATAAAGCGTATAGGAGAACGTTTTGCCATTGGGTATGCACATACTAAACGAAATGAAACTTTAGTTTGGATACATGCCGCCAGTGTAGGGGAATCTATGATAGCTCTTACCTTAGTTGAAAATATCAATGATCTTTGGCTAAAAAGAACGATGCCAAAAACCGCCTTAAAGTTTTTGGTTACTTCAGGAACCAAATCTTCTGCAAAAATATTACAACAAAAGTTACCTGTAAATGCTGTTCATCAACTAATTCCTATAGACAATATTATTTTTGTTAAGAAATTTTTTAGAAATTGGCAACCAACTCTAGGAATCTTTATTGAATCAGAATTATGGCCATGTCTAATTAGCGAAGGGAAGAAACATTGTAAATTATTATTACTGAATGCTCGTATTTCTGATAAATCATTTGCATCATGGAAAAAAATAAGCTCATTTTTTAGGGCAATCACCTCTAATTTTAGTGAAATTATTGTTCAAAGTAACATCGATTATGAAAAATTTATGCAACTTGGTATGACCAATATAAATAATTTAGGCAATATCAAATTTGCCAACAAAAAATTACCTGTAAATGAACAAGAATTAACAATTTTAGCACAATATATGAGTGCTAAAAGAATCATCGTATTTGCCAGCACTCATCTGGAAGATGAAACAGTATTACTGAATATTATAAAACCAATAAAACAACGATATCCAAATTGCTATTTTATTCTAATTCCACGTCATCCTGAACGTAAAAATGATATAGGGAAAGCGTGTACCCAACTAAATTCAACCTATAGTATCAAGTCTGAACAAAATATACCTATTCTGACTGATGATCTTTACATCGTTGATAAATTTGGAGAACTAGGATTATTTTTTAGCATATCTTATATTTCATTTGTTGGCGGTTCATTTAAACAAGGTGGACATAACGTACTTGAACCAGCATATTTTGCTAATTATATTATATTTGGACCAGATATGAGTAATTTTGCTAATATTGCTAATGAAATGCTTGCAAATAAAGCTGCTACGCAAATTCAAAACGAAAGTGATTTATTGAATAAAATGGAATATTTGCTATCTGAAACTGGTATCGAGGAAGCTAAAATTTATCAGACTAATGCCTTAGAATTTGTTAATAAAAACCAACAGATTTTAGGTAATTATTTAGCTATTATAGAAAAATATTTGTTATAG